The Thermosynechococcus sp. genome has a segment encoding these proteins:
- a CDS encoding FAD-binding oxidoreductase, whose amino-acid sequence MKQTLTALLGDAAVYPIAELGDRAPHLRPYLPEHALLVTPPTPEAGAEVIACAQRQGWRVLPMGAGTKLNWLGNTPQADILLRTTAWCRLIDHAAADMTVTTQVGIPLQHLQHHLAPAGQWIAADPLFRETATLGGCLATQSNGSLRQRYGSWRDQLLGVKFIRSDGQIVKAGGRVVKNVAGYDLMKLLIGSYGTLGILTEVTLRVYPLPDAVQIWQLRGEVSALASGLAAILTSSLAPARCVLRLEGTGALLLELEFHTLREVLAAGTLGDRLSHIAQTHDLQLEPKAPPGITLHPTPEQVILKIGVPLQEMLPALTQLQQLARKLACECRGEMSAGVGYAYLHGEENDLRQLILRLRQGLPRGYVTVLAAPLSLKQQLDPWDYRGNALELMRRLRQQLDATGVFGTGVFVGNL is encoded by the coding sequence ATGAAGCAAACCCTAACCGCACTCTTGGGGGATGCTGCTGTTTATCCTATTGCTGAATTGGGCGATCGCGCCCCCCACCTGCGTCCCTATCTGCCTGAGCATGCCCTGCTGGTGACTCCCCCGACCCCAGAAGCCGGGGCAGAAGTGATTGCCTGTGCCCAACGGCAAGGCTGGCGCGTATTGCCCATGGGGGCAGGTACCAAACTCAACTGGCTCGGAAACACCCCCCAGGCAGATATTTTGCTGCGGACAACGGCGTGGTGCAGGCTCATTGATCATGCGGCTGCCGATATGACCGTCACCACCCAAGTGGGCATCCCCTTGCAACACCTGCAGCACCACCTGGCGCCCGCAGGGCAATGGATTGCAGCGGATCCCCTCTTTCGGGAAACAGCCACCCTCGGCGGCTGCTTGGCCACCCAAAGCAATGGCAGCCTACGACAGCGGTATGGGTCCTGGCGCGATCAGTTATTGGGGGTCAAGTTCATTCGCAGCGATGGCCAAATTGTCAAAGCCGGGGGGCGAGTGGTCAAAAATGTGGCCGGCTATGACCTGATGAAGCTGCTCATCGGTAGCTATGGCACGCTGGGAATCCTGACAGAGGTGACGTTGCGGGTCTATCCCCTGCCCGATGCGGTACAAATTTGGCAGTTGCGGGGAGAAGTCTCTGCCTTGGCCAGTGGATTGGCGGCAATTTTAACGAGTTCCCTGGCGCCGGCGCGCTGTGTGCTGCGCCTTGAAGGAACGGGGGCACTCTTACTGGAACTGGAGTTTCATACGCTGCGGGAAGTCTTGGCTGCGGGCACCTTGGGCGATCGCCTCAGCCACATTGCCCAGACCCATGATTTACAACTTGAACCCAAAGCCCCCCCAGGGATTACCCTCCACCCCACCCCCGAGCAAGTGATTCTCAAAATCGGCGTGCCATTGCAGGAGATGTTGCCCGCCCTTACCCAGCTGCAGCAGTTGGCAAGGAAATTGGCCTGCGAGTGCCGAGGCGAAATGAGTGCCGGGGTCGGTTACGCCTATCTCCACGGAGAGGAGAATGATCTCCGTCAACTAATTCTCAGGCTGCGCCAAGGGTTACCACGGGGCTATGTCACTGTCTTAGCCGCACCCCTGAGCCTCAAGCAGCAACTGGATCCTTGGGACTATCGCGGCAACGCCCTTGAATTGATGCGGCGTCTTAGGCAACAATTGGATGCAACGGGTGTCTTTGGCACTGGCGTTTTTGTCGGCAATCTCTAG
- a CDS encoding response regulator, whose translation MTTDLFDSGAGRILIVDDTPENVEVLTTLLQLEGYDVRGAISGQMALMGIEAEPPDVILLDIMMPDMSGYEVCQTLKENPKTKHIPIIFISALDDVFDKVKAFEIGGADYITKPFQQAEVLARVKNQLTIALLQRKLRQKNALLQKQNQQLQEIAEERRELVASLQAAQEQYRQMFEEAVVGIYQSSPEGVYFKVNNALARIYGYADAEDWLADIEHHNQRPYVDDSSWQKFQQQIQTRGVVRNLVSKVYRADQTITTICECARPVKSEDGQLLYYEGFVFEVPTRNP comes from the coding sequence ATGACCACCGACCTCTTTGACTCAGGGGCTGGTCGCATTTTAATAGTCGATGATACCCCCGAAAATGTTGAAGTTTTAACAACCCTGCTGCAACTGGAAGGTTATGATGTGCGTGGCGCCATCAGCGGCCAAATGGCGCTCATGGGTATTGAAGCAGAACCTCCAGATGTCATCTTGCTGGACATCATGATGCCCGATATGAGTGGCTATGAGGTCTGTCAAACCCTCAAGGAGAATCCCAAGACCAAGCATATCCCCATTATTTTTATTAGTGCCTTGGATGATGTATTTGACAAGGTCAAGGCCTTTGAAATAGGTGGCGCTGACTACATCACCAAACCCTTTCAGCAGGCGGAAGTGCTGGCACGGGTGAAAAATCAGTTGACGATCGCCCTCCTACAGCGGAAGCTCCGGCAAAAGAATGCTCTCTTGCAAAAGCAAAACCAGCAACTGCAGGAAATTGCGGAAGAGCGCCGTGAATTGGTGGCCTCACTGCAAGCAGCGCAAGAACAGTATCGCCAAATGTTTGAGGAGGCCGTGGTGGGGATTTACCAAAGTTCTCCCGAGGGGGTTTACTTCAAAGTGAACAATGCCCTAGCACGCATCTATGGCTATGCCGATGCTGAAGACTGGTTAGCGGATATTGAGCACCACAACCAACGCCCCTACGTGGATGACAGCAGTTGGCAGAAGTTCCAGCAACAGATTCAAACCCGGGGAGTAGTGCGCAATTTAGTTTCCAAAGTGTATCGTGCTGACCAAACAATCACCACCATCTGCGAATGCGCTCGCCCTGTCAAAAGTGAGGACGGCCAACTCCTATACTATGAGGGCTTTGTCTTTGAAGTGCCCACCCGCAATCCATGA
- a CDS encoding DUF3598 family protein, whose protein sequence is MTTNWDNFRKNLGEWQGSFTAVSPTGELGASVPSILILADTADGQRVRFELRRFGNGLDQPPTSETVQEYATIGRQNVFFPTGAFSKGSLQVAPFAEFGAEYGFVMGDRRLRFVQLFNKNQQLESMTLIREFRAHTHAVERPPLTVDQLLGEWRGTAYTVYADWRSPTETPTQLRLWREGDRLYQLLQTPDHEVKTTATIAGSRLLFSDTDQPKQVVLLPDGTSSLTPLQVSFRQPFFVEVGWLWAEGQRQRLIRTYGDRGEWVSATLVVEERIN, encoded by the coding sequence ATGACAACAAACTGGGACAATTTTCGCAAAAACCTTGGGGAATGGCAGGGCTCCTTTACGGCGGTCAGCCCTACGGGGGAACTGGGGGCCTCGGTGCCTTCTATTTTGATCCTTGCCGATACTGCCGATGGCCAGCGAGTGCGCTTTGAACTACGACGCTTTGGCAATGGCCTCGATCAGCCCCCCACCAGTGAAACGGTGCAGGAGTACGCCACCATTGGCCGCCAAAATGTCTTTTTTCCGACGGGGGCCTTTTCCAAGGGCTCGTTGCAGGTGGCGCCCTTTGCCGAGTTTGGCGCCGAGTATGGCTTTGTCATGGGCGATCGCCGGCTACGGTTTGTCCAGCTCTTTAACAAAAATCAGCAGTTAGAGTCCATGACCCTGATTCGCGAGTTTCGTGCCCACACTCATGCGGTTGAACGTCCTCCCTTAACTGTAGATCAGCTCCTTGGCGAGTGGCGCGGCACCGCCTACACTGTCTATGCCGACTGGCGATCGCCCACGGAAACTCCTACCCAGCTTCGCCTTTGGCGGGAGGGCGATCGGCTCTACCAACTGCTGCAAACCCCCGACCACGAGGTGAAAACAACGGCCACAATTGCGGGTTCACGGCTCCTCTTTAGCGATACGGATCAACCTAAGCAGGTTGTGCTGCTCCCCGATGGCACCTCTAGCCTCACGCCCCTACAGGTGTCCTTTCGTCAGCCCTTCTTTGTTGAGGTGGGCTGGCTGTGGGCAGAGGGGCAGCGGCAGCGCCTGATTCGTACCTATGGCGATCGCGGCGAATGGGTCAGTGCAACTCTCGTTGTCGAAGAACGGATAAACTAA
- the lnt gene encoding apolipoprotein N-acyltransferase yields the protein MWRLPPKSNANAKVLPRWLLCVGLGIAGWGTQLALPPVSGWFLAFVGIVPLWWQCQVLSPLWAAIAGLCWGLGFYGTSLVWVWDLHPLTWIGIAPVPSWLISRGIWLFLSTWGAALSGSWALLMARYGVRRSAPWQLLWGVTLWCALEALWSHSPLWWISLSLTQSPQGLVQLGRLAGPTTMTAVVMTVNGLVTFRLRRYPGARVWLAMTLGGAIALNGVLGASAIADHGEPLRIGLIQGNIPTREKLTPEGIRRAWQIYAQGYRQLVGCGVDAVLTPEGALPILWQRQQMNPITRVVREAGVPLWLGTFMETAGGHHQVLLTLDGNGEIDSHYNKVHLVLLGEYIPDWLAGVVQRLSTLRSRLIPGDPEQIFTTPWGNAVVLICFESAFSHRSRWQLVHGGELILSVANNDPYRRQLMTQHHGHDVLRAVEGDRWLVALHQYGPFRGDCTYGRNPLALKRRRVCDSCCNDLAAADPDPLQPLRGLVASPLTGDA from the coding sequence ATGTGGCGCCTTCCCCCAAAGAGCAACGCAAACGCCAAAGTATTGCCTAGGTGGCTGCTGTGCGTTGGTTTAGGCATCGCCGGTTGGGGAACGCAGTTGGCGCTACCGCCAGTGAGCGGCTGGTTCCTGGCCTTTGTGGGCATTGTGCCCCTGTGGTGGCAGTGTCAGGTTTTATCGCCGCTATGGGCAGCGATCGCCGGCCTGTGTTGGGGCTTGGGGTTCTATGGCACTAGCCTAGTTTGGGTGTGGGATTTGCATCCTCTCACGTGGATCGGCATTGCCCCAGTGCCCAGTTGGCTGATTTCGCGGGGCATTTGGCTGTTTCTCAGCACTTGGGGGGCCGCCCTGAGTGGAAGTTGGGCCTTGTTGATGGCGCGCTATGGGGTGCGGCGATCCGCGCCTTGGCAACTCCTATGGGGTGTCACCCTGTGGTGTGCCCTGGAAGCCCTCTGGAGCCATTCCCCCCTGTGGTGGATTAGTTTATCCCTAACCCAAAGCCCCCAGGGACTGGTGCAACTGGGTCGTCTGGCGGGGCCGACCACCATGACAGCGGTAGTAATGACAGTGAATGGCTTAGTTACCTTCCGTCTGCGGCGGTACCCAGGGGCAAGGGTTTGGCTTGCAATGACCCTCGGGGGGGCGATCGCCCTCAATGGGGTTTTAGGTGCCAGTGCCATTGCAGATCACGGGGAACCCCTACGGATAGGTTTGATCCAAGGCAATATCCCAACACGGGAAAAGCTCACTCCAGAGGGGATCCGCCGCGCTTGGCAGATCTATGCCCAAGGCTATCGCCAACTCGTGGGTTGCGGGGTTGATGCTGTCTTAACCCCTGAGGGGGCCCTGCCCATTCTCTGGCAACGGCAGCAAATGAATCCCATCACTCGGGTAGTGCGGGAAGCGGGTGTGCCCCTGTGGTTAGGAACATTTATGGAGACGGCAGGGGGGCATCATCAGGTGCTCCTGACCCTCGATGGCAACGGTGAGATTGACAGTCACTATAACAAAGTGCATCTTGTCCTATTGGGGGAATATATTCCCGATTGGCTGGCAGGAGTGGTGCAGCGGTTATCCACCTTGCGATCGCGCCTGATTCCGGGAGACCCTGAACAGATCTTTACCACCCCTTGGGGAAATGCAGTTGTCCTGATTTGCTTTGAATCCGCCTTTTCCCACCGCAGTCGCTGGCAACTGGTTCATGGTGGGGAGTTGATCCTCAGTGTTGCCAACAATGATCCCTACCGTCGCCAACTCATGACCCAGCACCACGGCCATGATGTGTTGCGCGCCGTCGAAGGCGATCGCTGGCTAGTGGCGCTCCACCAATACGGGCCTTTCCGCGGTGATTGCACCTACGGGAGAAACCCTCTGGCTCTCAAACGCCGACGAGTTTGTGATTCATGCTGCAACGATTTGGCGGCGGCAGACCCAGACCCTCTACAGCCGCTACGGGGATTGGTTGCTTCCCCTCTTACTGGGGATGCTTAG
- a CDS encoding DNA double-strand break repair nuclease NurA has protein sequence MLDLVKVAAQMATVGQLIRQGAIAIQQKQTRALAVLTAMAERPEHYRQALQAWGESFAFNAAEPIESLTVKHTVPPAPRAHTIFATDGSQIAPSPHEIAYCYLVNVGRVAIAYGQGQRPHLDSVPQLVYDPDELGRSRGWGFTLEDWLRYRRTQAEILGLVELIQTQNQKAPSLALVDGSLIFWGWESLPPMVRQELLRPILAAWDQLRAQRIPLVGYVSASRSQETVNFLRLGVCPYPEPNCALHCGQTSQTGFEVTGDRPPCQVFDSLRDVLLWQAHLAPQQHSSLWRGRSRILEHYGEHHIYVAYLHGGSEVVRLEVPQWVAQDPDLWQQAVSLTAAQIEKGRGYPVALAEAHNLAVVRGSDRQRFFALLERELIKAGHWYVAPSPKEQRKRQSIA, from the coding sequence GTGTTGGACTTGGTAAAAGTGGCTGCTCAAATGGCAACGGTGGGTCAACTGATCCGCCAAGGGGCGATCGCTATCCAACAAAAACAGACCCGTGCCCTCGCAGTCCTCACAGCAATGGCGGAACGTCCAGAACACTATCGCCAAGCCCTCCAAGCGTGGGGCGAGTCCTTTGCCTTTAATGCAGCTGAACCCATTGAGTCGCTGACGGTAAAGCACACTGTCCCGCCTGCCCCAAGGGCACATACGATTTTTGCCACCGATGGTTCGCAAATTGCCCCCAGTCCCCACGAAATTGCCTATTGCTATTTGGTTAACGTAGGACGGGTGGCGATCGCCTACGGTCAAGGCCAGCGCCCTCATTTAGATAGCGTGCCGCAGTTGGTGTATGACCCCGATGAATTGGGGCGATCGCGGGGCTGGGGCTTCACCCTAGAGGATTGGTTACGTTACCGCCGCACCCAAGCGGAAATTCTCGGCCTTGTTGAACTCATTCAAACTCAAAATCAGAAAGCTCCCAGCTTAGCCCTTGTGGATGGTTCACTCATTTTCTGGGGATGGGAATCACTGCCGCCAATGGTGCGGCAGGAATTGTTGAGGCCAATCTTAGCTGCTTGGGATCAATTGCGAGCCCAGCGAATCCCCTTGGTGGGGTATGTCAGTGCCTCCCGCAGTCAGGAAACGGTGAATTTTCTGCGCTTGGGGGTTTGCCCCTATCCTGAACCCAACTGTGCCCTCCACTGTGGTCAGACGAGTCAGACTGGCTTCGAGGTAACCGGCGATCGCCCCCCTTGTCAGGTCTTTGATTCCCTGCGGGATGTGCTCCTCTGGCAAGCGCACTTAGCACCGCAACAGCATAGTTCCCTCTGGCGTGGCCGCAGCCGCATTTTGGAGCACTACGGCGAACATCACATCTACGTTGCCTACCTCCATGGTGGCTCAGAAGTGGTGCGCTTGGAAGTACCTCAATGGGTGGCCCAGGATCCAGACCTATGGCAACAAGCCGTCTCGTTGACGGCAGCCCAAATTGAAAAAGGCCGGGGTTACCCTGTGGCCTTGGCAGAAGCCCACAATTTAGCCGTCGTGCGTGGCAGCGATCGCCAGCGCTTTTTTGCTTTACTAGAGCGGGAACTGATTAAGGCAGGACACTGGTATGTGGCGCCTTCCCCCAAAGAGCAACGCAAACGCCAAAGTATTGCCTAG
- a CDS encoding DUF4278 domain-containing protein, with protein sequence MKTTLTYRGVQYDYVPPAVQTAATDVVAKYRGWNYHCTHAVNPPAQPVRDLIYRGVAYRTGQGEAVNPTAAPTANPASGVNMPALDLNQLSRVILTHHHQVIKNREQSLLTRMIAQMGLPAAAGHYWNQIQGKIKPHLWTSYDRSPATMS encoded by the coding sequence ATGAAAACCACACTCACCTATCGCGGCGTCCAATACGATTACGTTCCTCCGGCAGTACAGACCGCAGCAACTGATGTCGTGGCAAAATACCGGGGTTGGAATTACCACTGTACCCACGCAGTAAATCCGCCGGCTCAACCGGTGCGGGATCTTATCTATCGCGGCGTGGCCTACCGTACTGGTCAAGGGGAAGCCGTGAATCCGACGGCAGCTCCTACTGCCAACCCAGCCAGTGGAGTGAATATGCCAGCGCTTGATCTCAATCAACTGTCGCGGGTCATTCTCACCCATCACCACCAAGTGATCAAAAACCGCGAACAATCCCTCCTGACGCGGATGATTGCCCAAATGGGGTTACCTGCGGCCGCAGGTCACTATTGGAACCAAATTCAGGGCAAAATTAAGCCCCATCTCTGGACAAGCTACGATCGCAGTCCTGCCACAATGAGCTAG
- a CDS encoding Crp/Fnr family transcriptional regulator — MANVSTAAVTPPVDGRWRSAARVHTFSIGDSIWMEPERVWLVSRGVVLLNLLHSDGEEVVVGLATPGTAFGLPLTSLMAYQAKALAKTELMLFTLVEVESSPNLTQSLVRGLARRLRQAEGLLGITSHRRIEERLRHLLLLLKQEIGEPHPLGTRYSVRLTHQQLATAIGTSRVTMTRLLGKLRQERWLTYDRDRHIILTHAPGI; from the coding sequence ATGGCAAACGTCTCCACCGCTGCAGTCACTCCTCCTGTGGATGGACGCTGGCGCTCCGCCGCGCGAGTGCACACGTTTAGTATCGGGGACAGCATCTGGATGGAGCCAGAACGGGTTTGGCTAGTGAGCCGGGGTGTCGTCCTCTTGAATCTGCTGCATTCCGATGGTGAAGAAGTGGTGGTGGGACTGGCGACACCAGGTACTGCCTTTGGTTTGCCCTTGACCAGTTTAATGGCCTACCAAGCCAAGGCCCTTGCCAAGACAGAGCTGATGCTCTTTACGCTCGTGGAGGTGGAATCCTCCCCCAACTTGACCCAAAGCCTTGTGCGCGGTCTAGCTCGTCGCCTACGGCAAGCGGAAGGTCTCTTAGGAATTACTAGTCATCGCCGCATTGAGGAGCGATTACGCCATTTACTGCTGCTGTTGAAGCAAGAAATTGGTGAACCTCATCCCCTGGGTACACGCTACAGTGTCCGCCTCACCCATCAGCAACTGGCAACAGCCATCGGCACGAGTCGCGTGACCATGACCCGCCTTCTGGGCAAGCTGCGGCAGGAACGTTGGCTCACCTACGATCGCGATCGCCACATTATCCTGACCCACGCCCCTGGGATTTAA
- the trpE gene encoding anthranilate synthase component I yields MYPDFQTFCQLAEQGNFIPIYQEWVADMDTPVSAWYRVCRDRPYNFLLESVEGGEQLARYSLLSCDPLWVLETRGNQTTQTHRDGSITRFTGNPFTILANCLAPYQPVKLPQLPGGIGGLFGFWGYELIQWIEPRVPIHPATEADLPDGVWMQVDQILIFDQVKRKIWAVVYADTRETDLKTAYTHARDRLERLVCKLQTRIPPEATQLHWQPSRQTPSYTSNITPKAFRANVERAKDYIRAGDIFQVVLSQRLSATYSGDPFALYRSLRLINPSPYMAYFQFGTWQIIGSSPEVMVKAEHHPENAGSVLATVRPIAGTRQRGHTYTEDQRLAAELLADTKEVAEHVMLVDLGRNDLGRVCRQGSVSVEAFMVIERYSHVMHIVSNVVGELLPDKTAWDLLQACFPAGTVSGAPKIRAMEIIYELEGCRRGPYSGAYGYYDFEGQLNTAIAIRTMVVQPLTDHQHLIHVQAGAGIVADSDPQREYEETLNKARGLLEAISALTTKP; encoded by the coding sequence ATGTACCCCGATTTTCAGACTTTTTGTCAACTTGCCGAACAGGGTAACTTCATCCCCATCTATCAGGAGTGGGTGGCGGATATGGATACACCTGTGTCGGCTTGGTATCGGGTCTGTCGCGATCGCCCCTACAACTTTTTGCTGGAGTCCGTCGAGGGAGGTGAACAACTGGCCCGCTACAGTCTCCTTAGTTGTGATCCACTGTGGGTACTGGAAACCCGCGGCAACCAAACCACCCAAACCCATCGCGATGGGTCAATCACCAGGTTTACGGGCAATCCCTTCACCATTTTGGCCAATTGCCTTGCCCCCTATCAGCCTGTGAAGCTACCGCAATTGCCGGGGGGCATTGGTGGTCTTTTTGGTTTTTGGGGCTATGAACTGATTCAGTGGATTGAGCCACGGGTTCCCATTCACCCTGCCACAGAAGCGGATTTGCCTGATGGGGTGTGGATGCAGGTGGATCAAATCCTGATTTTTGATCAAGTGAAGCGAAAAATCTGGGCCGTGGTCTATGCCGATACCCGTGAGACGGACTTGAAAACGGCCTATACTCACGCGCGCGATCGCCTAGAGCGGCTTGTGTGCAAACTGCAAACCCGTATTCCCCCTGAGGCCACCCAACTCCATTGGCAACCCAGTCGCCAGACCCCCAGTTACACTAGCAACATTACCCCCAAAGCCTTCCGTGCCAATGTGGAGCGCGCTAAGGACTACATTCGAGCAGGGGATATTTTCCAAGTCGTTCTTTCCCAACGCCTGAGTGCCACCTACAGCGGCGATCCCTTTGCCCTCTATCGCTCCTTGCGCCTGATTAACCCTTCCCCCTACATGGCCTACTTTCAATTTGGCACGTGGCAGATCATTGGCTCTAGTCCAGAAGTCATGGTCAAAGCCGAGCACCATCCTGAAAACGCTGGGTCTGTCCTTGCTACTGTGCGTCCTATTGCTGGCACTCGCCAGCGGGGGCACACCTACACCGAAGATCAGCGGCTAGCCGCCGAACTCCTTGCCGATACCAAAGAAGTGGCCGAACACGTCATGCTCGTTGATTTGGGGCGCAATGATTTGGGGCGCGTGTGTCGTCAGGGGAGTGTCAGCGTTGAAGCGTTTATGGTGATTGAGCGCTATTCCCATGTTATGCACATTGTCAGTAATGTGGTGGGTGAACTATTGCCTGATAAAACGGCATGGGACTTACTCCAAGCCTGTTTCCCCGCCGGAACCGTCAGTGGTGCCCCCAAAATTCGTGCCATGGAAATTATCTATGAATTGGAGGGCTGCCGCCGTGGCCCCTACTCCGGTGCCTATGGTTACTATGACTTTGAAGGGCAACTCAATACAGCGATCGCCATTCGCACAATGGTGGTGCAACCCCTGACGGACCATCAACATCTAATTCATGTGCAAGCGGGTGCTGGGATTGTTGCCGACTCCGATCCGCAGCGGGAATACGAAGAAACCCTCAACAAAGCACGGGGCCTGTTGGAAGCGATTTCTGCCTTGACAACAAAACCTTAA
- a CDS encoding aldose epimerase — protein sequence MVMPYTLHAERTRVEVIPERGGLITRWQWQGHELLYLDRERFANPQLSVRGGIPLLFPICGNLPEDTFHYRGQAYHLKQHGFARDLPWQVLQQQQQVLKLGLHDTPATRQVYPFAFHLTLTYTLTAAALAIALEVANPGDTPLPFSFGLHPYFAVADKHQLQFDLPIHAMVDQKNQQPLTFSGMFDWSAAELDLACRPLMGQVARVCDLQQQYCLTLRYDTVFTTLVFWTVQGKPYYCLEPWTAPRHALNTGVDLLHVPPQKHLTLGVEIAVAPL from the coding sequence ATGGTAATGCCCTATACTCTCCATGCCGAACGTACTCGCGTTGAGGTGATCCCAGAGCGCGGTGGCCTCATCACTCGCTGGCAGTGGCAAGGTCATGAGCTGCTGTACTTAGATCGGGAGCGCTTTGCCAACCCGCAGTTAAGCGTGCGCGGCGGTATTCCCCTCCTTTTTCCTATTTGTGGCAATTTGCCCGAGGATACATTTCACTACAGGGGCCAAGCCTATCACCTCAAACAGCACGGCTTTGCCCGGGACTTGCCATGGCAGGTGCTGCAGCAGCAGCAACAGGTCTTGAAACTGGGATTGCACGATACCCCAGCCACGCGCCAAGTCTATCCCTTTGCCTTTCATCTGACCTTGACCTATACCCTTACTGCTGCTGCCTTGGCGATCGCCCTTGAGGTGGCTAACCCCGGTGACACCCCCTTGCCCTTTAGCTTTGGCTTGCATCCCTACTTTGCCGTTGCTGACAAGCACCAATTGCAGTTTGACTTGCCGATCCACGCCATGGTGGATCAAAAAAACCAGCAACCCCTCACCTTTAGCGGCATGTTTGACTGGAGTGCAGCAGAACTCGATTTGGCCTGTCGCCCGCTCATGGGTCAAGTGGCTCGTGTCTGTGACCTGCAACAACAGTACTGCCTGACGCTGCGCTACGATACAGTGTTTACAACCCTCGTCTTTTGGACCGTTCAGGGCAAACCCTACTACTGTCTAGAACCTTGGACCGCCCCCCGCCATGCGTTGAATACGGGGGTGGATCTACTACACGTGCCCCCCCAGAAGCACCTAACCCTTGGCGTCGAGATTGCTGTTGCTCCCCTTTAG
- a CDS encoding LapA family protein translates to MRQLNFLMIFVIGLGLVLFSIQNTDPVSIKFFEGKVIQAPLCVELIVAMGAGALFAWVFNVWVQLQRTFTIRVEMEARDEQIAHLEQDVERYKAALEEQQRLLPSVSSASTEK, encoded by the coding sequence ATGCGACAACTTAACTTTTTGATGATATTTGTCATTGGTTTGGGCTTAGTTCTCTTTAGTATTCAAAATACCGATCCAGTTAGTATTAAGTTTTTTGAAGGGAAGGTCATTCAGGCGCCACTGTGCGTTGAACTTATTGTTGCTATGGGGGCGGGTGCCCTCTTTGCCTGGGTCTTTAACGTTTGGGTACAGCTACAGCGCACCTTTACCATTCGGGTGGAAATGGAAGCCCGCGATGAACAAATTGCCCACCTTGAGCAGGATGTGGAACGCTATAAAGCTGCCCTTGAGGAGCAACAACGCCTCTTGCCCAGTGTCAGCAGTGCCTCGACGGAAAAGTAG
- the def gene encoding peptide deformylase: MAVSLAVEKKKLKNPPLQLHYLGDRVLRQPAKRVSKVDDSTRDIVRKMLQTMYSADGIGLAAPQVGINKQILVIDIHPDDPKAEPLVMINPVIKDFSEELEVCQEGCLSIPGVYLEVRRPAMVEVSYKDEWGRPQVIMAGGLLARAIQHEIDHLTGVMFVDRVENQALLHHELKEHGFTASAVRPIAA; the protein is encoded by the coding sequence ATGGCTGTATCTCTGGCTGTTGAAAAGAAAAAGTTAAAAAATCCACCCCTCCAGCTGCATTATTTGGGCGATCGCGTGCTGCGTCAACCCGCCAAACGGGTCAGTAAAGTAGATGACAGTACCCGCGATATTGTGCGGAAAATGTTACAAACCATGTATAGTGCCGATGGCATTGGTTTGGCGGCACCGCAGGTAGGCATCAATAAGCAAATTCTCGTCATCGATATTCATCCCGATGACCCTAAAGCGGAGCCATTGGTAATGATTAACCCGGTCATTAAGGACTTCAGTGAAGAACTGGAGGTTTGTCAAGAGGGCTGCCTAAGTATTCCTGGGGTATACCTAGAGGTGCGTCGTCCGGCCATGGTGGAGGTGTCCTACAAAGATGAGTGGGGTCGTCCCCAAGTGATCATGGCGGGTGGGCTGCTTGCCCGGGCGATCCAGCATGAAATTGATCACTTAACGGGGGTAATGTTTGTCGATCGCGTGGAAAACCAAGCCTTGCTGCACCATGAACTCAAGGAGCATGGGTTTACCGCCAGTGCTGTGCGTCCCATTGCTGCTTAA
- the gcvH gene encoding glycine cleavage system protein GcvH produces MTLTYPEDLQYLDSHEYLRLEGDTATLGVSAFAVDQLGDIVFVELPAVGDALEPGERFGTIESVKAVEDLYAPLGGTVIAVNQAVIDNPAQIAADPYGEGWLVKVRVSTPPTGLLSAADYRARVEGT; encoded by the coding sequence ATGACACTTACCTACCCTGAGGACCTGCAATATCTCGACAGCCATGAGTACCTGCGCCTTGAGGGCGACACGGCCACCCTCGGCGTTAGTGCCTTTGCTGTGGATCAACTGGGGGATATTGTCTTTGTCGAGTTGCCTGCCGTTGGCGATGCCCTAGAACCCGGCGAACGCTTTGGCACGATTGAATCGGTCAAGGCCGTTGAGGATCTCTATGCGCCCCTTGGGGGAACCGTCATCGCCGTCAATCAAGCCGTTATTGACAACCCCGCCCAAATTGCTGCAGATCCCTATGGTGAGGGGTGGTTGGTGAAGGTGCGAGTCAGTACCCCCCCTACGGGACTCCTCTCAGCGGCGGATTATCGTGCCCGAGTGGAAGGAACTTAG